A single window of Bacteroidales bacterium DNA harbors:
- a CDS encoding GNAT family N-acetyltransferase: MTTTKYTDKHWIVDMLSKAFIDNKSVNTVAKNKKAIPVLMEYCFVNSFYDGFVFVNKSRTAAALCKVYGKEKFHLQKIFVMLKLIFKGIGLTKIGFNIKRENLINAQRSEKEYLHVSFIGVEPGNQGKGLGGELIQEIIEHSKTLNLPVYLETSTLINLPFYKAHGFDNFYTLKNIYDYDLFFFKHRN; this comes from the coding sequence GTTGATATGCTTTCAAAAGCATTCATCGATAACAAAAGCGTAAACACGGTTGCTAAAAATAAAAAAGCTATCCCTGTTCTGATGGAATATTGTTTCGTAAATTCATTTTATGATGGATTCGTTTTTGTCAACAAATCAAGAACAGCAGCAGCTTTATGCAAAGTATACGGAAAAGAGAAATTCCATTTACAAAAAATATTCGTGATGTTAAAACTAATATTTAAAGGAATAGGATTAACTAAAATTGGATTCAATATAAAAAGAGAAAATTTAATTAATGCGCAACGAAGCGAAAAAGAATATTTACATGTATCATTTATTGGCGTAGAACCCGGAAATCAGGGCAAAGGTCTGGGCGGTGAACTCATTCAAGAAATCATTGAACATTCAAAAACCCTGAACCTGCCTGTTTATCTTGAAACTTCAACATTAATTAACCTGCCTTTTTATAAAGCTCATGGTTTCGATAATTTTTATACTTTAAAAAATATTTACGATTATGATTTGTTTTTCTTCAAACACCGGAATTAA
- a CDS encoding FISUMP domain-containing protein, giving the protein MEKQILLKYFIALILIITSIHRNARSQETGILTDNRDGQTYKTVTIGKQTWMAENLNYVTAHGSWCYNNDSNNCKIFGRLYNWETAKTGCPSGWHIPTKGEFDSLVSYLGGEEIAGAKLKSDSYWATKHDSISGYAHVADCAHGNMEKHDSVFINSSNFNGLPGGGYYIGNVFDYQGIWACWWSISVYNPYKAYYFNIFDRSTECGLNIAFNTNGFSVRCIKD; this is encoded by the coding sequence ATGGAAAAACAAATTTTATTAAAATATTTTATTGCATTAATATTAATAATCACATCCATTCACAGGAATGCACGTTCACAGGAAACAGGTATTTTGACTGATAACCGCGACGGGCAAACATATAAAACAGTTACTATCGGCAAGCAAACATGGATGGCTGAAAATTTAAACTATGTTACAGCTCATGGGAGCTGGTGCTATAATAACGACAGTAATAATTGTAAAATATTTGGCAGGCTTTATAACTGGGAGACAGCAAAAACAGGCTGTCCTTCGGGATGGCATATTCCAACAAAAGGTGAATTCGATTCCCTGGTAAGTTATTTAGGTGGTGAAGAAATTGCAGGCGCCAAACTAAAATCAGATTCGTATTGGGCAACAAAACACGATTCCATTTCAGGATACGCGCACGTAGCTGATTGCGCACATGGAAACATGGAAAAACATGATTCAGTTTTTATAAACAGCAGTAACTTCAATGGTTTGCCCGGTGGCGGTTACTATATAGGAAACGTTTTTGACTACCAAGGAATTTGGGCTTGCTGGTGGTCAATATCCGTTTACAATCCTTACAAAGCTTATTATTTTAATATTTTCGACAGATCTACTGAATGTGGTTTAAATATAGCTTTCAACACCAATGGCTTTTCTGTACGCTGTATAAAAGACTAA
- a CDS encoding head GIN domain-containing protein: protein MKTHFILQKNLILGVILASFITIAGCINGLNFEKGNGKIVKQQRTITSFSSIEISGAYEVYLTQDTAPSLSVEADENLQSLIITKVESNTLIIKNKENIHGSKPIKVFVNTSEIKNIDISGSVDLKSTDNFKTNELNIDISGLGNIDMKVELQKLSIDCSGSGNINLSGTADNVNAELSGAANIYAYNLTAKTFTLSSSGAGKANLNVTDKLDIETSGASTVNYKGNPNINQRTSGASSIHKVE, encoded by the coding sequence ATGAAAACACATTTTATTCTTCAGAAAAACTTGATTTTAGGGGTTATCCTTGCCTCATTCATTACTATAGCTGGCTGTATCAATGGTTTAAATTTCGAAAAGGGAAATGGCAAAATCGTTAAACAGCAAAGAACAATAACTTCATTCAGTTCTATTGAAATTTCAGGCGCTTACGAAGTTTATTTGACCCAGGACACGGCTCCTTCATTATCGGTAGAAGCAGATGAGAACCTGCAGTCATTAATTATCACAAAAGTTGAAAGCAATACATTAATAATAAAGAACAAGGAAAACATCCATGGATCAAAACCAATCAAAGTTTTTGTGAATACGAGTGAAATAAAAAATATCGACATTTCAGGTTCTGTAGATTTAAAAAGTACAGACAATTTTAAAACGAATGAACTCAACATTGATATCAGCGGGCTTGGTAATATTGATATGAAAGTTGAACTGCAAAAACTTTCAATCGATTGCAGTGGTTCCGGAAATATTAATTTAAGCGGAACTGCCGACAATGTAAACGCTGAACTATCAGGTGCCGCCAACATTTATGCCTATAACCTTACAGCAAAAACATTTACACTCTCAAGCTCTGGTGCAGGTAAAGCAAATTTAAATGTTACCGACAAACTGGATATAGAAACATCGGGAGCTTCCACTGTGAATTACAAAGGTAATCCAAACATTAATCAGCGCACATCAGGTGCCAGCAGTATTCATAAAGTTGAATAG
- a CDS encoding hydrogenase maturation protease: MQEENKILILGMGNDILTDDGIGIKITKFLEKNFPFPNIVYDTLSLGGLEIIEYIREFKMVIIIDAIKTLNGIPGTVYQFIPDDFKETTHLSNIHDVSFLTSLKLAKELDITTPENIHIIAVEIIEDMIFSDEFTPLLQEKYPEILKEVTEMVEGLLKK; encoded by the coding sequence ATGCAAGAAGAAAATAAAATTTTAATTCTCGGAATGGGAAATGATATTCTGACGGATGATGGTATTGGTATAAAAATCACAAAATTTTTAGAAAAAAATTTTCCTTTCCCAAATATTGTTTATGATACACTTTCGCTTGGCGGCCTTGAGATCATTGAATACATCAGGGAATTCAAAATGGTTATCATTATCGATGCTATAAAAACACTGAACGGTATTCCGGGAACCGTTTACCAATTTATTCCTGATGACTTTAAAGAAACCACGCATCTTTCAAACATTCATGATGTTTCTTTTCTTACTTCGTTAAAACTTGCTAAAGAGCTTGATATTACTACACCTGAGAACATCCATATTATCGCGGTCGAAATAATTGAAGACATGATATTCAGTGATGAGTTTACACCACTGTTACAGGAAAAATATCCTGAAATTTTAAAAGAAGTAACTGAGATGGTAGAAGGGTTATTAAAAAAATAA
- a CDS encoding DoxX family membrane protein, translated as MKFITFILARVLFAIPFFIFGIFHFINANAMAGIVPSFIPGGVFWVYLSGLGFVLAAISIIIQVKTKLACMLLAGVLVVFVLFVHLPGVIAGGEMAQMAMMGLLKDTALAGAALAFAGLDEKK; from the coding sequence ATGAAATTCATAACATTCATATTAGCTCGTGTTCTTTTTGCAATTCCCTTTTTTATATTTGGGATATTTCATTTTATAAATGCAAATGCAATGGCAGGAATTGTTCCTTCATTCATTCCTGGTGGTGTTTTTTGGGTTTATTTATCGGGATTAGGTTTTGTGTTAGCAGCTATTAGTATTATCATACAGGTTAAAACAAAACTTGCATGTATGCTATTAGCAGGTGTTTTAGTTGTTTTTGTTCTTTTTGTTCATCTTCCCGGCGTAATTGCAGGTGGTGAAATGGCGCAGATGGCAATGATGGGTTTATTGAAAGATACTGCATTGGCTGGAGCTGCATTAGCTTTTGCCGGGCTGGATGAAAAAAAGTAA
- a CDS encoding C-GCAxxG-C-C family protein encodes MTTKDKAIKYFNADYNCAQSVLITYCENFGINKDIAASLSSGFGGGIARMQETCGAIIGGIMALGIAFNKPGEDIAENKEKVYAIVNHLVKNFKEKYNTIKCSELLNCNLNTEEGKKFYKENHLQEKICGNCIKEVINILDELIEKNKI; translated from the coding sequence ATGACAACAAAAGATAAAGCCATAAAATATTTTAATGCGGATTATAATTGTGCTCAATCGGTATTGATTACATACTGCGAAAATTTCGGAATTAATAAAGATATAGCAGCAAGCCTTTCATCTGGCTTTGGAGGCGGTATCGCACGAATGCAGGAAACATGCGGCGCCATTATAGGCGGAATAATGGCATTAGGTATTGCCTTCAATAAACCAGGAGAAGACATTGCTGAAAACAAAGAAAAAGTTTATGCTATTGTAAATCATCTTGTGAAAAATTTTAAAGAAAAATACAACACCATAAAATGCAGCGAACTCTTAAACTGCAACCTGAATACAGAAGAAGGAAAAAAATTTTATAAAGAAAATCATTTGCAGGAAAAAATTTGTGGAAATTGCATCAAAGAAGTGATCAACATTCTTGATGAACTTATTGAAAAAAATAAAATATAA
- a CDS encoding DUF1003 domain-containing protein, producing the protein MEIHKPKTLLELKQLRKPIHNANVVHKQKLSRLEKLAIWITDHVGTMGFFFIIFIWTLFWLGWNSLAPEAFRFDPYPAFVLWLFISNMIQIFLMPLLMIGQNLQSHHAELRAEADFEVNTKAEREIETILMHLENQNNELKEILENIQNKKIT; encoded by the coding sequence ATGGAAATACATAAACCAAAAACCTTACTGGAGTTAAAACAACTTCGGAAACCCATACATAACGCGAATGTTGTTCACAAGCAAAAACTTTCGCGTCTTGAAAAACTTGCTATATGGATTACCGACCATGTGGGAACGATGGGATTTTTCTTTATTATTTTTATTTGGACATTGTTCTGGCTTGGATGGAATTCATTAGCACCTGAAGCTTTTCGTTTTGACCCATATCCTGCATTTGTTTTATGGCTTTTCATTTCAAACATGATACAAATATTTTTAATGCCTTTGCTTATGATAGGACAAAATCTTCAAAGCCATCATGCGGAATTGCGCGCCGAAGCAGACTTTGAAGTAAATACAAAAGCCGAACGCGAAATTGAAACGATTTTAATGCATCTTGAAAATCAAAATAATGAATTAAAAGAGATACTGGAAAATATTCAAAATAAAAAAATAACTTAA
- a CDS encoding EFR1 family ferrodoxin (N-terminal region resembles flavodoxins. C-terminal ferrodoxin region binds two 4Fe-4S clusters.) — MRIFYFSGTGNAKHVAEWFSDYANEKGVASEIIDISKMEKRSIVPIDGEMLGLISPTHGFNFPPIMINFIFRLPRTKFRNKVFIMNTRAGMKISKLFLPGLSGIALLLAALILLLKGYRIIGMRSIDLPSNWISLHPGLREKVVISMYEHYKHKTISIAGKILSGKKTYRALITLPIDLLISPIAIGYYFIGRFILSKTFYASASCDNCMLCINQCPVKAIKLVDKRPFWSYRCESCMRCMNNCPKRAIETGHGYFIGLFILIYPVAISYIYENIKGNKYIDITGRSFLNATLRFTFESIVLFIFLFFSYRIIHYLRRYKIFEWIIVYTSFTKFKFWRRYKPSNKIN; from the coding sequence ATGAGAATATTCTATTTTTCAGGGACAGGAAATGCCAAACATGTAGCAGAATGGTTTAGTGATTATGCTAATGAAAAAGGAGTTGCTTCTGAAATAATTGATATCTCAAAAATGGAGAAACGCTCCATTGTGCCTATTGACGGCGAAATGCTCGGACTTATCTCTCCTACGCACGGGTTCAACTTTCCTCCCATCATGATCAATTTTATTTTTCGATTGCCACGAACAAAATTCAGGAATAAAGTTTTTATCATGAATACAAGAGCAGGAATGAAAATTTCAAAATTATTCCTGCCCGGACTTAGCGGTATTGCTTTGCTACTTGCTGCGCTCATATTGCTTTTAAAAGGTTACCGAATCATCGGAATGCGGTCCATCGATTTGCCTTCAAACTGGATATCGCTTCATCCCGGACTTAGGGAAAAAGTAGTTATTTCAATGTATGAACACTATAAACACAAAACAATTTCTATTGCCGGAAAAATTCTCAGTGGAAAAAAAACGTATCGCGCACTTATCACTTTACCTATAGACCTGCTGATATCGCCTATTGCAATCGGATATTATTTTATAGGGCGATTTATTTTATCAAAAACTTTTTATGCTTCTGCTTCTTGTGATAATTGCATGTTATGTATCAATCAATGTCCTGTAAAAGCCATCAAACTTGTTGATAAACGACCATTCTGGTCGTATCGTTGCGAAAGCTGCATGAGGTGCATGAACAATTGCCCGAAACGAGCAATAGAAACCGGACATGGGTATTTCATCGGGTTGTTCATTCTTATTTATCCTGTTGCTATTTCATACATCTATGAAAATATTAAAGGAAATAAATATATTGATATTACAGGCCGTTCATTCCTAAATGCCACACTGCGTTTTACATTTGAAAGTATTGTCTTATTCATTTTTTTGTTTTTCAGCTATAGAATAATTCATTATTTAAGAAGGTATAAAATTTTTGAATGGATTATAGTATATACATCTTTTACCAAATTTAAATTTTGGAGAAGATATAAACCATCGAATAAAATCAATTGA